In the genome of Vicia villosa cultivar HV-30 ecotype Madison, WI unplaced genomic scaffold, Vvil1.0 ctg.001626F_1_1, whole genome shotgun sequence, one region contains:
- the LOC131636073 gene encoding putative F-box/FBD/LRR-repeat protein At4g13965, producing the protein MKRERDENLDRLSDLPDCLLLHVLSFLPSKHAVQTSILSPRWNSLWKRIPTLKLNSLIFRHLKDFTKFVTHILSLRDASTALHTLSFHRHGLIEPHLLKRVINYGISHNVQQLYIYVKCEIQHFPPSLFSCRTLTSLRLAVVHPKIYAMRTLFPNSLNLPSLTELCLHAFAFRVGDDGRAEPFSALHKLNTLIIDKCEVQNLCILSTSLVRLTIVTRDYPPDDCGEIELCTPNLGIFTFIGSPFHKLYGSKSNLSSIEHIDIDLSLMSNSAEYSLFLLNWLIALVNVKSMTVSSPTLQVLSLVPDLFKVHLSSLCNLKTLKVKKKQSSSIPDLVVEFLLQNSLSTKVEIID; encoded by the exons ATGAAGAGAGAAAGGGATGAAAACCTAGACAGATTAAGCGATTTACCGGATTGCTTACTCCTTCACGTTCTCTCCTTTTTACCCTCCAAACATGCCGTTCAAACTTCCATACTGTCCCCGAGATGGAACTCTCTCTGGAAGCGCATTCCAACTCTTAAGTTAAATTCCTTAATCTTTAGGCATCTCAAGGATTTCACCAAATTTGTAACTCACATTTTGTCTCTTCGAGACGCCTCAACTGCACTACACACTCTCAGTTTTCACCGTCATGGTTTGATCGAACCTCACCTACTCAAAAGGGTCATAAATTACGGTATTTCGCATAATGTCCAGCAGTTATACATCTATGTCAAATGTGAGATTCAACATTTTCCTCCGAGCTTATTTTCGTGTCGCACTTTGACATCTCTTAGACTTGCTGTTGTACACCCTAAAATTTATGCTATGAGAACATTATTTCCTAATTCTCTGAATTTGCCGTCATTAACTGAACTGTGTCTGCACGCATTCGCCTTTCGTGTTGGCGATGATGGCCGTGCTGAGCCTTTTTCGGCATTACACAAGTTGAATACTTTGATCATTGATAAATGTGAAGTACAAAACCTCTGCATATTGAGTACCTCACTTGTCCGTTTAACTATAGTCACCCGTGATTATCCTCCCGATGATTGTGGTGAAATCGAGTTATGTACTCCAAATCTtggtatttttacttttattggtTCTCCTTTTCACAAACTCTATGGGAGCAAAAGCAATTTGTCTTCTATTGAACACATAGACATTGATCTAAGTTTGATGTCAAATTCTGCGGAGTACTCGTTGTTTCTACTCAACTGGCTGATTGCGCTCGTTAATGTTAAGTCAATGACGGTTTCTTCACCGACTCTTCAG GTTCTTTCTTTAGTTCCTGACTTATTCAAGGTTCATCTCTCGTCCTTGTGTAACTTGAAGACGCTTAAAGTAAAAAAGAAGCAATCTTCATCCATACCCGATCTAGTAGTGGAATTTTTACTTCAAAACTCTCTCTCAACAAAGGTTGAAATCATAGATTGA